A portion of the Gadus macrocephalus chromosome 10, ASM3116895v1 genome contains these proteins:
- the rpl26 gene encoding 60S ribosomal protein L26 — protein MKLNPFLTSSRRKNRKRHFNAPSHIRRKIMSSPLSKELRQKYNVRSMPIRKDDEVQVVRGHYKGQQIGKVVQVYRKKYVIYIERVQREKANGTTVHVGIHSSKVVITRLKLDKDRKKILERKAKSRADGKEKGKYKEETIEKMQE, from the exons ATGAAGTTGAATCCATTTTTGACATCTTCTCGGCGCAAGAACCGCAAGAGGCACTTCAATGCCCCCTCCCACATCAGGAGAAAGATCatgtcctcccccctctccaaggAGCTCCGTCAAAAATACAACGTGAGGTCCATGCCCATCCGCAAAGATGACGAAGTCCAG GTTGTCCGTGGACACTACAAAGGCCAGCAGATCGGCAAAGTAGTGCAGGTCTACAGGAAGAAGTACGTCATCTACATTGAGCGCGTGCAGAGAGAAAAGGCTAACGGAACCACAGTCCATGTCGGCATTCACTCCAGCAAG GTTGTGATCACCAGGCTAAAGCTGGACAAGGACCGCAAGAAGATCCTGGAGCGCAAGGCCAAGTCTCGCGCTGATGGGAAGGAGAAGGGCAAATACAAGGAGGAGACCATTGAGAAGATGCAGGAGTAA